One part of the Georgfuchsia toluolica genome encodes these proteins:
- a CDS encoding Rne/Rng family ribonuclease, which translates to MKRMLFNATQAEELRVAIVDGQKLIDLDIESANKEQRKSNIYKAVITRLEPSLEAAFVDYGAERHGFLPFKEVARNYFRSDMDPGRARIQDALKVGQELIVQVEKDERGNKGAALTTFISLAGRYLVLMPNSPRGGGVSRRIEGEDRQELRDVMDQLVVSPGTSLIARTAGIGRNVEELQWDLNYLQQLWTAIEGAAKGQSGAFLIYQESSLVIRAIRDYFHAEIGEILIDTDEIFEQAKSFMENVMPATVNRIKRYNDDVPLFSRFQIEHQIESAYSRQVTLPSGGAIVIDHTEALVSVDVNSGRATKGSDIEETAFRTNSEAADEIARQLRLRDLGGLIVIDFIDMESSKNQREVENRLRDALHFDRARVQTGKISRFGLLELSRQRLRPALAETSYITCPRCTGTGHIRSTESAALHILRILEEEAMKENTGAIHVQVPVDVGTFLLNEKRVDIARIEMRHHANLVIIPNRHLETPQHEIIRLRHDQLNAEGTVLPSYQMAEKPVEESYQPPSAQTEAKPAKPQAAVKGITPDQPAPIVENRARTVEEKPKADEGLFTKLFSWLMPAKVEAPPPVKPAVSTERGRREGAQCEERRNGRGGRGRNKDDRPQREGGERKEPRQQGPKRDEAPAVQAREPRKERGEKGGNEQRTPRPPKQEQQPKPRQEATADAVRKGPAAEEGEATGPSRRRRGRGRSGEREQRNHTDRAEAPRDTAAAEFAADVASAIAATTEAQAPAFVQTELLPMREEQAAAPVLEAAIPQRVVTESEPAPIAASLAPPPQIEPVAAVAPEAPPVQPIATTPAPAPVAAPAEVDVSASLQQAGLIMIETAAGAQPIIVEPAPAQPLGRKPKPIVVIPDEPLQMVETKHE; encoded by the coding sequence CGCAGGCCGAGGAACTCCGCGTTGCGATCGTCGATGGTCAGAAACTGATCGATCTCGACATCGAATCGGCCAATAAGGAACAGCGCAAGAGCAACATCTACAAGGCGGTCATCACCCGCCTCGAACCCAGCCTGGAAGCTGCCTTCGTCGACTATGGCGCCGAACGCCATGGCTTTTTGCCCTTCAAGGAAGTCGCCCGCAACTACTTCCGTTCCGACATGGATCCGGGTCGCGCCAGAATCCAGGACGCGCTCAAGGTTGGCCAGGAACTTATCGTTCAGGTCGAGAAGGACGAACGCGGCAACAAGGGCGCCGCACTGACAACCTTCATCTCACTGGCCGGCCGCTATCTGGTTCTGATGCCGAACAGTCCGCGCGGCGGCGGCGTTTCGCGCCGCATCGAGGGCGAGGACCGGCAGGAATTGCGCGATGTCATGGACCAACTGGTGGTATCCCCCGGCACCAGTTTGATCGCACGCACCGCCGGCATCGGCCGCAACGTCGAAGAACTGCAATGGGACTTGAATTACCTGCAGCAGTTGTGGACCGCGATCGAAGGTGCTGCCAAGGGTCAATCGGGCGCCTTCCTAATCTATCAGGAATCCAGTCTCGTCATCCGCGCCATTCGCGATTATTTCCATGCGGAAATCGGCGAGATCCTGATCGACACCGACGAAATCTTCGAGCAGGCCAAGAGTTTCATGGAAAACGTGATGCCGGCCACCGTCAATCGCATCAAGCGCTACAACGACGACGTGCCCCTGTTCTCGCGCTTCCAGATCGAGCATCAGATCGAGTCGGCCTATTCGCGTCAGGTGACCTTGCCCTCCGGCGGCGCCATCGTCATTGACCATACCGAGGCCCTGGTCTCGGTAGACGTCAACTCGGGACGCGCCACCAAAGGCAGCGACATCGAGGAAACCGCGTTCCGCACCAACAGCGAAGCGGCCGATGAAATTGCCCGCCAGCTGCGGCTGCGCGACCTGGGCGGCTTGATCGTCATCGACTTCATCGACATGGAGTCGTCGAAGAACCAGCGCGAAGTCGAGAACCGCCTGCGCGATGCCCTGCATTTCGACCGCGCCCGCGTGCAGACCGGCAAGATTTCCCGTTTCGGTCTGCTCGAATTGTCGCGTCAGCGCCTGCGTCCGGCACTGGCCGAAACCAGCTATATCACCTGCCCGCGCTGCACCGGCACTGGCCACATCCGTTCCACCGAATCGGCCGCGTTGCACATCCTGCGCATTCTCGAAGAAGAGGCGATGAAGGAAAACACCGGCGCCATCCACGTCCAGGTTCCGGTCGATGTCGGCACCTTCCTGCTCAACGAAAAGCGCGTCGATATCGCGCGCATCGAAATGCGCCACCACGCCAATCTGGTGATTATTCCCAATCGTCATCTCGAAACGCCGCAGCATGAAATCATTCGCCTGCGCCACGATCAGTTGAATGCCGAAGGCACGGTGCTGCCGAGTTACCAGATGGCGGAAAAACCTGTGGAAGAGAGTTACCAGCCGCCTTCAGCGCAGACCGAAGCCAAACCGGCGAAGCCTCAAGCCGCAGTCAAGGGCATCACTCCGGACCAGCCGGCGCCGATTGTCGAGAACCGCGCAAGGACGGTTGAGGAAAAACCGAAAGCCGACGAAGGTCTGTTCACAAAACTGTTCTCCTGGCTGATGCCTGCCAAGGTTGAGGCTCCTCCTCCGGTCAAACCTGCCGTCAGTACCGAGCGAGGTCGCCGCGAAGGCGCTCAGTGCGAAGAACGCCGCAATGGCCGGGGTGGGCGCGGACGCAACAAGGACGATCGTCCGCAACGTGAAGGCGGCGAACGCAAGGAACCGCGCCAGCAGGGCCCGAAGCGTGATGAAGCGCCAGCAGTCCAGGCCCGCGAACCGCGCAAGGAGCGTGGCGAAAAGGGCGGCAACGAGCAACGCACTCCGCGGCCACCGAAACAGGAACAACAGCCTAAACCCAGGCAGGAGGCAACTGCCGATGCCGTGCGCAAAGGCCCCGCCGCTGAAGAAGGTGAAGCAACAGGACCTAGTCGTCGTCGTCGCGGTCGTGGCCGTAGTGGCGAGCGCGAGCAGCGCAACCACACCGACAGAGCGGAAGCGCCTCGTGACACCGCAGCCGCCGAATTTGCTGCGGACGTGGCCAGTGCGATTGCTGCAACCACCGAGGCACAAGCGCCAGCATTTGTTCAAACCGAGCTGTTGCCCATGCGTGAAGAACAAGCTGCTGCTCCCGTATTGGAAGCCGCAATCCCGCAGCGCGTTGTTACAGAGTCTGAGCCGGCACCCATTGCCGCATCACTGGCACCGCCGCCGCAGATTGAACCTGTCGCGGCTGTTGCGCCTGAGGCGCCGCCAGTGCAACCGATAGCGACAACGCCTGCTCCGGCTCCCGTTGCAGCGCCGGCTGAGGTCGATGTTTCGGCTTCTCTGCAACAGGCTGGCTTGATCATGATCGAAACTGCCGCAGGCGCGCAACCGATTATTGTCGAACCGGCGCCTGCCCAACCGCTGGGTCGCAAACCCAAGCCCATAGTCGTCATTCCCGATGAACCGCTGCAAATGGTGGAAACCAAGCACGAGTAG
- a CDS encoding sulfite exporter TauE/SafE family protein — protein sequence MHDWMYSLAGLLVGAMVGATGVGGGSVMTPLLILLMGVAPHTAVGTDLLYASLTKMVGVSVHHSEQRVDWQIVRRLATGSLPAAIATLLWMHLSQSSGVRSGVIIVALGIVLLITALTMVMRPYLNRLGKYLRITDPARFRKYQPILTVTAGAVLGFMVALTSIGAGALCAVMLLFLYPLRLTPAKLVATDLAHAIPLALVAGAGHILLGNVDFIMLGWLLLGSIPGIIIGAHFGGKLPDRLLQVAIAVVLGSVGLKLLG from the coding sequence ATGCACGATTGGATGTATTCGCTGGCGGGTTTGTTGGTCGGGGCGATGGTGGGCGCAACAGGCGTAGGTGGTGGCTCGGTCATGACGCCCTTGCTGATCCTGCTCATGGGGGTCGCTCCCCATACTGCGGTTGGCACCGACCTGCTTTACGCATCCCTGACCAAGATGGTCGGGGTCAGCGTCCATCACTCCGAGCAAAGGGTCGATTGGCAGATAGTGCGCCGGCTTGCGACGGGCAGTCTGCCTGCGGCAATTGCCACCTTGCTCTGGATGCATTTGTCGCAGTCGAGCGGAGTCCGCAGTGGCGTGATCATCGTTGCGCTGGGCATAGTGCTGCTTATCACGGCACTGACCATGGTTATGCGGCCCTACTTGAACAGACTGGGAAAATATTTGCGCATCACTGATCCCGCTCGCTTCCGGAAGTATCAGCCTATCCTTACTGTGACGGCAGGTGCAGTTTTGGGCTTCATGGTGGCGTTGACGTCGATCGGTGCCGGGGCGCTGTGTGCGGTAATGCTGCTGTTCCTGTATCCATTGCGACTGACGCCGGCAAAACTGGTGGCAACGGATCTGGCCCATGCCATTCCTCTCGCCCTGGTCGCTGGAGCGGGGCACATCCTGCTGGGCAATGTCGATTTCATCATGCTGGGATGGTTGTTGCTGGGATCGATCCCTGGCATCATCATCGGCGCCCATTTTGGCGGCAAGTTGCCGGACAGGTTGCTGCAAGTCGCTATAGCCGTGGTACTGGGAAGTGTCGGCCTGAAATTGCTCGGTTGA